In a genomic window of Planctomycetaceae bacterium:
- a CDS encoding tetratricopeptide repeat protein → MKRWLMMSGVFVVLLFAVWLAGKRSDVATASIPAVDISHLHPLVAKAVDASRAEVQANPSSGESWGRYGMVLLAHEFRTAARECFGQAAKLEPDNLRWPYFTGFSFEDSDYKAAFDSYRRAIEIDTTYVPLLLRCSYVCMQLGELPNAERFLLLAKQLEPGNPFVLVAQGHYLQMLGKPEEAERSFESALEIKGWIATPALLELTKLAVRRGDFSQALNYQRRLKEYPETARVESPDPVLAGIREFEGLSKDLAERADTALARGDVASAIRDYEKFLMERPDMPTARTNLARAYFVAGRLDDAMREYQIVLERFGDVVAAMFGVAAVYEQTGEIESGIEQYRKILSVKPDEERAWFELGLLQQKQGRNEDAMQSFRMAVSSNPGFPQAQLSLGILLTELGDYQQAEECFQRAAKLVPGDPIPLQYLQQVRKLSEDDSTN, encoded by the coding sequence ATGAAACGCTGGCTTATGATGTCAGGCGTTTTCGTTGTCCTGCTTTTCGCAGTCTGGCTGGCAGGCAAGCGAAGCGACGTTGCAACTGCGTCTATTCCGGCTGTGGACATCAGCCACCTTCATCCGTTGGTCGCAAAAGCAGTTGATGCATCGCGTGCGGAGGTTCAGGCCAATCCGTCTTCGGGCGAATCATGGGGGCGATATGGGATGGTGCTCCTGGCTCATGAATTCAGGACGGCAGCTCGAGAGTGTTTTGGTCAGGCTGCAAAACTAGAGCCGGACAATCTTCGATGGCCTTACTTCACTGGATTTTCATTCGAGGACTCAGATTACAAAGCAGCCTTCGACTCTTACCGTCGGGCCATTGAAATCGACACAACGTATGTGCCGCTGCTGCTGCGCTGCAGCTATGTCTGCATGCAGTTGGGGGAACTGCCGAACGCGGAACGGTTCCTTTTACTGGCCAAACAGTTAGAACCGGGTAATCCTTTCGTGCTGGTCGCGCAGGGGCATTACCTCCAGATGCTTGGGAAGCCGGAAGAAGCCGAACGGAGCTTTGAATCGGCATTGGAAATCAAAGGATGGATAGCCACCCCTGCATTACTTGAATTGACTAAACTGGCCGTACGTCGGGGAGATTTTTCACAGGCACTGAATTATCAGCGGAGACTGAAAGAGTACCCGGAAACAGCAAGAGTTGAGTCCCCGGACCCGGTTCTCGCAGGAATTCGAGAGTTTGAGGGGTTGTCCAAGGATCTTGCTGAACGAGCAGACACTGCATTGGCCCGAGGTGATGTTGCCTCCGCAATTCGTGACTACGAGAAGTTCCTGATGGAACGGCCGGATATGCCTACCGCAAGAACAAATCTGGCCAGAGCCTATTTTGTAGCCGGGAGGCTCGATGACGCGATGCGAGAATATCAAATCGTTCTTGAACGCTTTGGCGACGTTGTGGCTGCCATGTTTGGGGTAGCTGCCGTCTATGAGCAGACCGGCGAGATTGAATCCGGCATCGAACAGTACAGGAAGATTCTCAGCGTCAAGCCTGATGAGGAGCGGGCGTGGTTTGAGTTGGGACTGCTGCAACAGAAGCAGGGCCGGAACGAAGATGCGATGCAGTCTTTTCGGATGGCTGTCAGCTCGAACCCTGGTTTTCCTCAGGCTCAATTGTCTTTGGGCATATTGTTGACTGAGCTTGGGGACTATCAACAGGCAGAAGAGTGTTTTCAGCGGGCGGCGAAACTTGTTCCCGGTGACCCGATTCCGTTGCAGTACCTGCAGCAGGTGAGAAAACTGAGCGAGGATGATTCCACCAACTAG
- a CDS encoding CRTAC1 family protein, giving the protein MSANSRTLSSWISLVSLFALLACVAIWEVKRQSSLERTAPTPAAKGLVDCPEHLPQPDIRPVGIGLKDVTTQLGVHFHHVIGPLGTYFMPESIGCGGALADFNGDGSLDLFLVNAGQSPKAVSPLDSIPGNQIWLQTNDGMFVESTVQSALGDKGYGSGCAVGDVNNDNALDVFVSNYGCDQLYLNDGTGRFENVTESVGIAESAWGTCAAFFDYDRDGWLDLIVINYTHDPEYDHSIACGFRAGLVSYCGPHKFQPTVDCLYHNDGYVEQSDGSMTLRFTDVTEAAGLSECRSYGFGVLVADYTRDGWPDIFVANDGAANLLWVNQKDGTFIEEGVERGVAYNERGNAEAGMGTALGDVNGDGTLDLVVSHLSTESTTLYLGGADGSFVDSTKSHSLDGPTMQHTGWGVALVDLNHDGFLDCPMVNGLVVPCHSGFPFHGEDEFQVRHDQIDDPQAYWLDYADRNVLMMGHSLKQMESRPELGGDFCAAIGSGRSLIHGDIDSDGDVDLVVTNCGGPAKIYRNELVREGHWLIISAWDPVLKRDAYGAEITLEGSGKTLVGLLNPAGSYLASNEPVVHFGLGEMVQYDRIRVRWPDGPVETSLEEFDGGVADRRLRLIRGEGRLLP; this is encoded by the coding sequence ATGAGTGCAAATTCCCGGACCCTTTCAAGCTGGATTAGTCTGGTCAGTTTATTTGCCCTGCTGGCTTGCGTTGCCATTTGGGAAGTAAAGCGGCAAAGCAGTTTGGAACGGACTGCTCCGACTCCAGCCGCGAAGGGGCTGGTTGATTGTCCGGAGCATCTCCCGCAGCCCGATATTCGCCCTGTTGGCATTGGTCTAAAGGATGTCACCACACAATTGGGCGTTCATTTTCATCACGTAATTGGGCCGCTCGGCACTTATTTCATGCCAGAGTCGATTGGTTGCGGCGGTGCGCTGGCAGACTTCAATGGAGATGGAAGTCTGGATTTGTTTTTAGTGAATGCCGGACAGTCGCCCAAAGCTGTTTCTCCGCTGGATTCGATTCCCGGAAACCAAATCTGGTTGCAAACGAACGACGGAATGTTTGTGGAATCGACTGTGCAGTCAGCTCTTGGAGACAAAGGATATGGTTCAGGATGTGCAGTGGGGGATGTAAACAACGATAATGCACTGGATGTCTTCGTGTCGAACTATGGTTGCGACCAGCTTTACCTGAATGATGGAACAGGACGATTCGAAAATGTTACTGAGTCGGTCGGTATTGCTGAAAGTGCCTGGGGTACCTGTGCCGCGTTCTTTGACTATGATCGCGATGGCTGGCTGGACCTGATTGTAATTAATTACACGCACGACCCTGAATACGATCATAGTATTGCATGTGGGTTCAGGGCGGGGCTGGTTAGCTATTGTGGTCCGCATAAGTTTCAGCCAACGGTTGATTGTCTTTATCATAACGATGGGTATGTCGAACAAAGCGATGGTTCAATGACACTTCGGTTTACAGACGTGACTGAAGCTGCGGGGCTGAGCGAGTGTCGCTCATATGGATTCGGAGTCTTGGTTGCGGACTACACCCGGGATGGCTGGCCGGATATTTTTGTCGCAAATGATGGTGCGGCAAACCTGTTGTGGGTCAATCAAAAGGACGGGACATTCATCGAAGAAGGCGTAGAGCGGGGTGTTGCCTACAATGAACGTGGGAACGCTGAAGCCGGAATGGGCACGGCTCTGGGAGACGTGAACGGCGATGGGACTCTTGACCTTGTCGTCTCACATTTATCGACTGAATCAACGACTCTTTACCTGGGCGGTGCAGACGGAAGTTTTGTCGATTCCACCAAATCGCATTCTCTGGATGGCCCCACGATGCAGCACACTGGTTGGGGCGTCGCGTTAGTTGATCTCAATCACGACGGATTTCTGGACTGCCCCATGGTGAATGGACTTGTTGTTCCATGTCATTCCGGTTTTCCGTTTCATGGTGAAGATGAGTTTCAGGTACGACATGATCAAATCGACGACCCTCAGGCCTATTGGCTGGACTACGCTGACCGTAATGTTCTGATGATGGGGCATTCTTTGAAGCAAATGGAGAGTCGCCCGGAATTGGGCGGCGACTTTTGTGCAGCAATCGGTTCCGGGAGATCCCTTATTCACGGAGACATAGATTCTGATGGCGATGTTGATCTGGTTGTGACCAATTGTGGTGGTCCGGCGAAGATTTATCGTAATGAACTTGTCAGAGAAGGTCACTGGTTGATCATCAGCGCGTGGGACCCGGTGTTGAAGCGGGATGCTTATGGCGCTGAGATTACTCTCGAGGGGTCAGGCAAAACTCTGGTTGGATTGCTGAATCCGGCCGGTAGCTATCTGGCGAGCAATGAGCCTGTTGTGCACTTCGGGCTGGGTGAAATGGTGCAGTATGATCGAATTCGCGTTCGATGGCCGGATGGGCCGGTGGAGACGTCGTTGGAGGAGTTTGATGGCGGCGTCGCCGATCGCCGTTTGCGATTGATTCGCGGGGAAGGTCGATTGCTTCCCTGA
- a CDS encoding biopolymer transporter ExbD, translated as MPLRTDSLEEPSLNLTPMIDIVFLLIIFFMVGTRFSEIEQKFDIQLPTAAPMKSLSREPDPLVINVARAGDISINGQQLNLNEVRQQLKDAKAAWADQPVLIRGDGEGTYQAIVDVMNLCHEAEIKRFSLAFQPAGEESAP; from the coding sequence ATGCCGCTCCGAACCGATTCCCTGGAAGAACCATCGCTGAACCTGACACCGATGATTGACATCGTGTTCCTGTTGATCATTTTCTTCATGGTTGGTACTCGGTTCTCTGAGATTGAACAGAAGTTTGACATTCAGCTGCCAACGGCCGCTCCGATGAAATCCCTCAGCAGGGAGCCTGATCCGCTGGTCATCAATGTTGCTCGCGCCGGAGATATCTCTATCAACGGGCAGCAACTAAACCTCAATGAGGTCCGTCAGCAGCTCAAAGATGCAAAAGCCGCATGGGCCGACCAGCCGGTTTTGATTCGTGGAGACGGTGAAGGAACCTATCAGGCCATTGTGGATGTGATGAATCTTTGCCACGAAGCGGAAATCAAACGCTTTTCACTGGCATTTCAGCCTGCGGGTGAAGAGTCGGCACCATGA
- a CDS encoding prenyltransferase/squalene oxidase repeat-containing protein, with the protein MNPLRQLLTKLVDGSPLNGDDLIAFFLLTTLVASTCHLVTMLVTRWGDRHIAFKSLIASLLIHSVGFLSLEVFEPLATTVAIADVYKPPQQEFEVEILVQSDQEFLMGDSGNTAMADQFSSPDTPLLRSENPAPEIQEPDVPQKQPDDLESLSTSAEDISQFEKQDTPEMSLANDFGAEGPRKAAVEDPIADLDTSVEKNLADVATMQIERTRPQRGADVDLQLNPLAAMPQQSAPNFQFQSNPNDIAVAVSAIESPDSVPVPLAPDDISDTIEQKRAPTTQPQPIESDGQSVRVTDIRPGPARTFQSRVPRPSRAMPDRNPSPLAQRESPPIAQTPIPLTSNYDDVRIGLMAPEFSEAITSGAELVSTDLPTIRRRENPPMTYQLRNVEQRRNAARRFGGTQQSEAAVEASLRWMASHQSPDGHWDASDHGAGQVKIDEYGIDRDYAGREADSGLTALVTLSFLGAGYTHENGRYALVVDQSLDWLISHQADDGNLYGNASHFARNYCHAMGTYALAEAYGMQKQTLLGPIIDPSTISTPVQLTEMASNILCYQITGQAILTIPRIHAEMSITAESMAYSLRKVDDIRLRTALAKAVNFTLSQQDARSGGWRYKIGQEGDVSMFGWQMMSLKSAEIAGVTIDSRVRERMQKFLNSVRQGKSGGLFGYRRNIRQGDQDTEPVTPVMTAEALFCQQMLGYPRDTNSSRESVDLLLRNLPRLSEINYYYWYYGTLAMYQYGGTPWEDWNNAIRDLLISEQRSDGPNAGSWDPKDPWGRYGGRLYSTALATLTLEVYYRLLPLYRMNEATDSDPQP; encoded by the coding sequence ATGAATCCTTTGCGACAGTTATTGACAAAACTTGTCGATGGCAGCCCTCTCAACGGCGACGACCTGATTGCATTCTTTCTCCTGACGACGCTGGTCGCATCGACCTGCCATTTGGTGACCATGCTCGTGACACGGTGGGGAGATCGCCACATAGCCTTCAAATCGCTGATAGCATCACTGCTCATTCACAGTGTTGGCTTCCTGAGCCTTGAGGTGTTTGAACCGCTGGCGACAACGGTCGCCATTGCAGATGTCTATAAACCGCCTCAACAGGAATTCGAAGTTGAAATTCTGGTACAGAGCGACCAGGAGTTCCTGATGGGCGATTCCGGTAACACGGCCATGGCAGATCAGTTTTCATCGCCGGATACGCCGCTGCTTCGAAGTGAAAACCCGGCTCCCGAAATTCAGGAACCCGATGTCCCACAGAAACAACCGGATGATCTCGAGTCGCTTTCAACAAGTGCTGAAGATATCAGCCAGTTCGAAAAACAGGACACTCCGGAAATGTCACTGGCAAATGATTTTGGCGCCGAGGGTCCGCGCAAGGCTGCAGTCGAAGATCCTATTGCTGATCTCGATACTTCCGTCGAAAAGAATCTGGCGGATGTGGCAACCATGCAGATTGAACGCACCAGACCACAACGCGGAGCCGACGTGGATTTGCAACTCAACCCTTTGGCAGCAATGCCGCAGCAATCGGCACCCAACTTTCAGTTTCAGTCGAATCCAAACGACATAGCCGTCGCGGTGTCAGCCATCGAATCGCCGGACTCGGTCCCTGTTCCCCTCGCCCCGGACGACATATCGGATACGATCGAACAGAAACGAGCTCCCACAACACAGCCGCAACCAATCGAGTCAGATGGTCAATCCGTCAGGGTTACAGACATCCGTCCCGGGCCTGCTCGCACCTTCCAGTCGCGTGTTCCCCGACCGTCACGAGCGATGCCGGACAGGAATCCCTCACCGCTTGCTCAACGAGAATCTCCACCGATCGCCCAAACGCCCATCCCACTCACCAGTAACTACGATGACGTACGAATTGGACTGATGGCACCAGAATTCAGCGAAGCCATCACCAGTGGCGCGGAATTGGTCAGTACGGATCTGCCAACCATTCGTCGACGCGAAAACCCACCGATGACCTACCAATTGCGAAACGTCGAACAACGACGAAACGCCGCAAGAAGATTTGGTGGCACACAGCAATCTGAAGCAGCCGTAGAGGCAAGTCTTCGATGGATGGCTTCCCATCAGTCGCCGGATGGACACTGGGATGCCTCCGACCACGGAGCAGGTCAGGTAAAAATCGATGAATACGGCATTGATCGCGACTACGCCGGCCGAGAAGCCGATTCCGGACTCACCGCACTCGTTACCCTTTCATTCCTCGGCGCTGGATATACACACGAGAACGGGCGGTACGCACTGGTGGTCGACCAAAGCCTCGACTGGCTCATCAGCCATCAGGCTGACGACGGCAACCTCTACGGCAACGCCTCGCACTTCGCCCGCAATTATTGCCATGCCATGGGCACCTACGCACTTGCCGAAGCCTACGGAATGCAGAAGCAGACTCTGCTCGGCCCGATCATCGATCCATCCACTATCAGCACGCCGGTCCAGCTGACCGAGATGGCAAGCAATATCCTTTGCTATCAAATCACCGGGCAAGCCATCCTGACAATTCCACGAATCCATGCCGAAATGTCCATAACTGCTGAATCGATGGCGTATTCGCTTCGCAAGGTCGACGATATTCGGTTGCGAACAGCGCTAGCCAAAGCTGTCAACTTTACCCTGAGTCAACAGGATGCTCGAAGTGGAGGATGGCGATACAAGATCGGACAGGAAGGCGACGTCAGCATGTTCGGCTGGCAAATGATGTCATTGAAAAGTGCTGAGATTGCAGGGGTCACAATCGATAGTCGTGTCCGGGAACGAATGCAGAAGTTCCTGAATAGTGTCCGCCAGGGTAAATCTGGCGGACTGTTCGGATATCGAAGAAACATTCGACAGGGAGATCAGGACACGGAACCTGTCACTCCCGTCATGACTGCGGAAGCTCTTTTCTGCCAGCAAATGCTTGGCTATCCCCGTGATACGAACTCCAGCAGGGAATCAGTCGACCTGCTCCTTCGGAATCTTCCCAGGCTCTCGGAAATCAACTATTACTATTGGTACTACGGAACACTTGCAATGTACCAATACGGAGGAACGCCGTGGGAAGACTGGAACAATGCGATTCGCGATTTGTTGATCAGTGAGCAACGCTCTGACGGGCCGAATGCCGGCAGCTGGGACCCCAAAGACCCCTGGGGCCGCTACGGTGGTCGACTTTATTCCACCGCACTCGCGACACTGACTCTGGAAGTCTACTACCGTCTGCTTCCTCTCTATCGCATGAACGAAGCCACGGATTCTGATCCTCAACCGTAG
- a CDS encoding FG-GAP-like repeat-containing protein, producing MKVVHLLTNKTFIAAIAIASASLFFYFLYRTSESRTVDDSRSAASANLAQDWQTDVDKALELGQVFRARNRLEERIKAAPDEALPKLYLGQLFREAGETRKAEELWKSIDSGSREELATSQFLLGSLSIEQSDIISSRNHFLRALELNPEYMDARERLIAIYRMLNDYKSMLEQIEQIRERRPLDLNELVYRTIPEASGYPPSQTIQTLQQAITLESHHEKVRVALAAALRESGQPEKSLQQLAAEEGEFDLLGENLLSMFLLNEKAEAIAIVEQLEMEAIPAESLLRFASGKLEYQTQHWHEAARWLIPYVRTHPYHYESCYLLGLCLSKLNQPEQSRQLLEYSVELDALEKLCIRATNENTDNHNQLSEIARTAAEHLVRLRRIDEAVVWLNLALLYTPNHAALSNLRNQLQGTEFTSTSLCLDVLDTLPERLAQSGSSPAEQPGEHLPVQPDSTGSEIVFDDVHASINVHFQFNNGASGQHYLIESMGGGVLVVDADKDCRPDLYFLQGSPLNENGSIASTAVENPYFRNHVSGVFKEATQASGMGISNYSLGGAVVDFDNDGFDDVIVSNLGANDILKNNGDGTFTPLQSEFSLPNEMTTSIATADFNSDGFCDIYSTNYLEEMRTCRNGQLSFVVCDPAVFEGQPDRIWTNNADDSFTDDSEPSGIIRPASRGLGVVAADFDNDGRMDIYVANDGVPNFLFHNISDDGGRCPVFDEVGLISGTALDASGRSQAGMGIAVGDMNRDARIDLYVTNFFQEPNSYYENSGELSFIESGQRTNLMTPSLDKLGFGAQCSDFNADGLLDIIVANGHIYEDNTGLQPWKMTAQLYSQEKPGQFTETSAKAGPYFMKPTLGRAVAILDYNMDLMPDVVIVHQDQEAAILKNNSSATQTHRCSLDLIGTSSNRNAVGTRIDITEQGHLTTFFVNSDGGYLAANSRRILFDSADEATIQIRWPSGLHSSYLLKSGGRSTRLVALEASGRLFEIPE from the coding sequence ATGAAGGTTGTTCATCTCCTGACAAATAAGACCTTCATTGCTGCCATCGCTATCGCATCTGCATCGCTCTTTTTCTACTTTCTGTATCGAACATCGGAGTCCCGTACTGTCGATGATTCCCGATCCGCTGCGTCAGCGAATTTAGCCCAGGACTGGCAGACTGATGTCGACAAGGCCCTGGAACTTGGGCAGGTGTTTCGTGCGAGGAATCGCCTGGAAGAAAGAATTAAAGCTGCACCAGATGAAGCCCTTCCAAAGCTCTACCTTGGCCAATTGTTTCGCGAAGCTGGTGAAACACGGAAAGCAGAAGAACTCTGGAAATCGATCGATTCCGGATCGCGCGAGGAACTTGCAACTTCACAGTTCCTGCTGGGCTCACTGTCGATTGAACAATCTGACATCATCAGCAGCCGGAACCATTTTCTTCGCGCACTGGAATTGAACCCGGAATATATGGACGCCCGAGAACGTCTCATCGCCATTTACCGAATGCTGAACGATTACAAATCAATGCTTGAACAAATCGAGCAAATCCGCGAACGGAGACCTCTGGATCTGAATGAGCTTGTGTATCGCACCATCCCTGAAGCCAGCGGCTACCCCCCTTCTCAAACAATTCAGACGCTCCAGCAAGCCATAACCCTCGAGAGCCATCATGAAAAAGTTCGAGTAGCTTTGGCAGCAGCATTGCGGGAAAGTGGTCAGCCGGAGAAGTCTCTCCAGCAACTTGCCGCGGAAGAAGGCGAATTCGACCTGCTCGGCGAAAACCTGTTGAGCATGTTTTTGCTGAACGAGAAGGCCGAAGCAATTGCAATTGTTGAGCAACTTGAAATGGAGGCAATACCGGCAGAGTCCCTTCTTCGATTTGCCAGCGGCAAGCTGGAATATCAAACGCAGCACTGGCACGAGGCCGCGAGGTGGCTGATCCCATACGTCCGGACCCACCCCTATCATTATGAATCCTGTTACCTTCTTGGACTCTGTTTATCGAAGCTGAATCAACCTGAACAATCGAGGCAGTTACTGGAATATTCAGTCGAACTTGATGCTTTGGAAAAGCTCTGTATTCGGGCGACAAATGAAAACACAGACAACCACAACCAACTCAGCGAAATCGCAAGAACTGCTGCGGAGCATTTGGTACGGCTTCGCCGCATCGATGAAGCAGTGGTCTGGCTGAATCTGGCATTGCTCTACACCCCGAATCACGCAGCACTCAGCAACCTTCGGAATCAACTGCAGGGAACCGAATTCACATCAACGTCATTGTGCCTTGACGTCCTTGATACCCTGCCCGAGAGACTGGCCCAATCCGGCAGCAGTCCTGCCGAACAACCCGGCGAGCATCTCCCGGTGCAACCAGATTCAACCGGAAGCGAAATTGTTTTCGACGACGTCCATGCTTCCATCAATGTTCATTTTCAGTTCAACAATGGTGCCTCCGGCCAGCATTACCTCATCGAAAGCATGGGTGGGGGAGTACTTGTCGTCGACGCGGACAAGGATTGTCGGCCCGATCTTTATTTCCTGCAAGGAAGTCCTCTCAATGAAAATGGCTCCATAGCATCGACTGCTGTCGAGAATCCGTATTTCAGAAACCACGTATCAGGAGTTTTCAAAGAAGCAACGCAGGCGTCCGGCATGGGAATTTCGAATTATAGCCTTGGCGGAGCGGTCGTAGACTTCGATAACGATGGATTTGATGATGTCATTGTCAGCAACCTTGGAGCGAATGATATTCTGAAGAACAACGGCGATGGCACATTCACGCCTTTGCAATCTGAATTCTCTCTGCCAAACGAAATGACCACATCGATCGCGACCGCAGACTTTAATTCTGATGGATTCTGCGATATCTACTCGACTAACTATCTGGAGGAAATGCGAACCTGTCGTAACGGGCAGTTGAGCTTCGTCGTATGCGACCCGGCAGTATTTGAAGGGCAACCAGACAGAATCTGGACGAACAACGCAGATGATTCATTCACGGATGACTCCGAACCATCAGGTATCATAAGACCCGCATCAAGGGGACTTGGAGTGGTCGCTGCTGACTTCGACAACGACGGAAGAATGGATATCTATGTTGCTAACGATGGAGTCCCAAACTTCCTGTTTCACAACATTTCTGACGACGGCGGTCGCTGTCCGGTATTTGATGAAGTGGGGCTGATATCCGGGACGGCTCTTGACGCATCGGGCCGATCTCAGGCTGGCATGGGCATAGCTGTTGGTGACATGAATCGTGATGCGAGAATCGATCTCTATGTCACAAACTTCTTTCAGGAACCGAATTCGTATTATGAGAATTCAGGTGAGCTCTCATTTATTGAATCAGGCCAGCGTACCAACCTCATGACACCAAGTCTGGACAAACTTGGGTTCGGGGCACAGTGTTCGGACTTCAATGCAGACGGTCTGCTCGACATCATCGTCGCCAATGGCCACATTTACGAAGACAACACGGGACTTCAGCCATGGAAGATGACAGCTCAGCTGTATTCTCAAGAAAAGCCGGGGCAATTCACCGAAACGTCCGCCAAAGCAGGCCCCTATTTCATGAAACCAACGCTTGGCAGGGCCGTCGCGATACTTGACTACAACATGGACCTGATGCCGGATGTTGTCATCGTTCATCAGGATCAGGAGGCAGCCATTCTGAAGAACAATTCCAGTGCAACCCAAACGCACCGCTGTTCACTGGATCTGATCGGTACTTCGTCCAATCGAAATGCGGTTGGCACCCGGATTGATATCACGGAACAAGGGCATCTGACAACATTCTTTGTGAATTCGGACGGCGGATATCTGGCAGCAAACAGTCGCAGAATCCTGTTTGATTCCGCAGATGAAGCGACAATACAAATCCGCTGGCCCTCGGGCCTTCACTCCAGCTACCTGCTGAAAAGCGGGGGTAGATCCACAAGGCTGGTTGCATTGGAAGCAAGTGGGAGACTCTTCGAAATACCGGAATAG
- a CDS encoding CRTAC1 family protein, which produces MTVDEAETVIPWLEDVTEKSGICFRHNPGDLSACEMTSIMGSGVAVVDFDLDGMNDLYFVNGAVQPNEYREDQLLRQFPPGVFTETSPPELAKSPGFGMGAWWGDYDADGFPDLYLTNAGVNQLLHNCGDGTLKLVAGELQRDPAVWSTAATWADSNSDGLLDLVVVNYVDYVPGQYCEGADGKRDFCGPSTYEGTVDRLWINLGFDSENGLFRDETVQSQLGDVVGKGLGVVADDFNQDGLIDFYIANDMEPNRLWLQQENGEFHDEAVLRGVARNGFGHSEASMGVLTSDWNEDGHPDLLLAHLTGETNTLFLSDSGGFWSDQSSSSRLGPSSLPDTSFGLCQGDLDCDGIPELLVANGGVRRVSSENYGDEPLAAYIQANRMYSRDKTSLTFVDSSRLGGEFSTQLEASRGLVAADLNRDGHLEVIVSNCAGDAHVFESTAGAGNNWVAFRLFDSSSKGNREAIGAVLRMRSSRGERIHRINPYQGYLSQQDIWCHLGVAGDVEFQSIEVTWADGVRESFPGGATNTCWALVRGGRLVRVPVGACDQSEDFK; this is translated from the coding sequence ATGACTGTCGATGAAGCTGAAACAGTGATTCCCTGGCTGGAGGATGTGACGGAAAAGTCAGGAATCTGTTTCCGTCACAACCCGGGGGATCTGTCGGCTTGCGAGATGACATCGATCATGGGTTCCGGTGTCGCGGTGGTCGATTTTGACCTCGACGGCATGAATGATCTCTACTTCGTGAATGGGGCGGTTCAGCCGAATGAGTATCGCGAGGATCAACTTCTTCGCCAGTTTCCTCCCGGCGTTTTTACGGAAACAAGTCCACCGGAACTGGCGAAGTCTCCGGGATTCGGCATGGGAGCCTGGTGGGGAGACTACGATGCAGACGGTTTCCCTGACCTGTACCTCACCAATGCCGGTGTCAATCAATTACTGCACAATTGCGGCGACGGTACCCTGAAATTGGTTGCAGGCGAACTGCAGCGTGATCCGGCTGTTTGGAGTACAGCTGCTACGTGGGCAGATTCGAACTCTGATGGACTGCTTGACCTGGTGGTCGTCAATTATGTCGACTATGTCCCGGGGCAATACTGCGAAGGTGCCGATGGAAAGCGCGATTTCTGCGGCCCTTCTACCTACGAGGGTACAGTTGACCGACTTTGGATCAACCTCGGTTTTGATTCTGAGAACGGGCTTTTTCGCGATGAGACGGTTCAGTCCCAGTTGGGGGACGTGGTGGGTAAAGGATTGGGGGTCGTGGCGGATGACTTCAATCAGGATGGATTGATTGACTTTTATATCGCTAACGATATGGAACCCAATCGCCTGTGGCTTCAGCAGGAGAACGGCGAGTTCCACGACGAAGCTGTATTGCGAGGTGTGGCACGAAATGGCTTTGGGCACTCAGAAGCCAGCATGGGTGTCCTGACTTCCGATTGGAACGAAGATGGGCACCCGGACCTGCTGTTGGCGCATCTCACGGGAGAGACAAACACACTTTTCCTTTCAGATTCGGGGGGGTTTTGGAGCGACCAGAGTTCATCTTCGCGGCTGGGCCCATCGAGCTTGCCGGATACAAGTTTTGGTCTTTGTCAGGGTGATCTGGACTGCGATGGTATTCCGGAATTACTTGTCGCAAACGGTGGTGTCAGAAGAGTTTCCTCGGAGAATTACGGGGACGAGCCTCTGGCAGCTTATATTCAGGCGAACAGAATGTATTCAAGGGATAAGACCAGCCTTACATTCGTTGATTCCAGCAGATTGGGCGGAGAGTTCAGCACACAATTGGAAGCCAGTCGAGGTCTGGTGGCTGCGGATTTGAATCGGGACGGTCATCTGGAAGTGATCGTTTCGAATTGTGCCGGAGACGCTCATGTCTTTGAAAGTACGGCGGGCGCCGGCAATAACTGGGTCGCATTCCGGCTTTTTGATTCGTCGTCGAAGGGGAACCGGGAAGCTATTGGTGCGGTGCTGCGAATGAGATCCAGTCGAGGGGAACGTATTCATCGGATCAATCCATATCAGGGATACTTGTCGCAACAGGATATCTGGTGTCATCTGGGCGTTGCGGGGGATGTCGAGTTTCAGTCCATCGAAGTGACGTGGGCCGATGGAGTCAGAGAGAGTTTTCCGGGCGGTGCCACAAACACGTGTTGGGCGCTGGTTCGAGGGGGACGACTGGTTAGAGTTCCGGTTGGTGCCTGTGACCAGTCTGAGGATTTCAAATGA